Genomic window (bacterium):
CCACCTGTATCCTCCCCCTACGCGAGTCTGTCGTGATAAGGCGACAGGTTTACTTGCGCAGGGGGAGGACTCACAGAGTGAATGATGGGTACTATTGAACAAAGGAGGATTGACATGCAAGCGCTTTTATTAATTCTTTTGGGGATTGCCGCAGGAGTATTATCGGGAATGTTTGGAATTGGCGGGGGAGTGGTTATCGTTCCCGCGTTATTACTTTTATGGAAGCTGCCAGCGGCAGAAGCAACGGGTACCTCACTGGGGGCGTTGCTTTTGCCCTGGGGCATCCTTGGGGCGATTGATTATTATAAAAAGGGCAATTTGAACATTAACTTTGCCGTGCTTATTGGCTTGGGTATCCTGCTAGGCGCCCTCCCTGGAGCC
Coding sequences:
- a CDS encoding sulfite exporter TauE/SafE family protein, translated to MQALLLILLGIAAGVLSGMFGIGGGVVIVPALLLLWKLPAAEATGTSLGALLLPWGILGAIDYYKKGNLNINFAVLIGLGILLGALPGAIFAQDLNPVILKRLYGAFLLIVGANFLIRG